The segment ACTCGCCGCCGTTGGTGATCGGCAGGATCACCGGCAGCTTGGTGGCATCGTTGAACTCAGAGGGCGACACGACCAGGACGGGACGGCTGCCGCTTTGCTCATGTCCGGCGGTCGGGTCGAGGGACACGAGGTAGATGTCACCCCGCTTCATGGCAGTTCACCGCCAACGGCGGGGGCATCGACCCATTCCCGTTCTTCGGCCGGTTGCGGCTGCGAATAGTCCGAGGCGGCGAGCAATTCCGCCAGCGTATAACGCGGGCGTGGCCGGGGATTGACTATCAGGCAGCCGTGATCGACGGCCAAGCCGACTGTCATGCCGACTTGCAGATGCAACTGGTCAAGAAAGGCAGGAGGGACGGCCAGCATGACCGAGCCGCCGACCTTGCGCAGATTGGTTGTGTGCATGATAGGTACTTCGTGCGATAAAGTTATACTAAAATATAATCTAACCGATTCTGAATTGCAACCAAGTGCTGTCGTACAACCAGTGTTTTACGACATCATCCGCAACGCATAGAGGTCAAATCATGACGCCACTCGTTCGCAGCGCCGCACTGACCAACTACGCCAGCGTGGCCCGTCTGGCCGGGCTGGATCCCCTGCGCATGCTGAAGGCAGTGGGGCTGGATCCGGCCTGCCTGGAACAGCCGGACTGGAAGATTTCCGGCCCCGCCGTGGGCCGCCTGCTGGAAGACTCCGCGCGCCGCTCGGGCTGGCAAGACTTCGGGCTGCGCCTGGCCGAATCGCGCCCCTTCTCCGTGGCCGGGCCGCTGGCACTCGTGGCGCGCGAACAGGCCACGCTGCGCCAAGCCATCGAGGCATACATGCGCTACATGCACCTGCACAACGAATCGCTGCACATGTGGCTGGAAGAAAACGGCCGCACCGCAGTAATCCGCACGGAATACCTGGGCAGCCTGGAACAGCGCCAAAGCATGGAACTGACGCTCGCCATGATCCACCGCACCATCCAGCAGATGCTGCCCGAACACTGGCGCGCGCGCAGCGTATGCTTCATGCACGCCGCGCCAGCAGACACGCGCACGGCGCGGCGCATCTTTGGCCCCCGCATCGAATACGCCGCCCCCCTGAACGGCATCGTCTGCGCCGCGAGCGATCTGGCCGCACCCCTGGCCAGCTACGCGCACCTGGAGCGCTACGCGCAGCAGTACGTGGAATCGATGAGCACCAGCGCCGCCCCTTCAGTCGGCGAAAAAGTGCGCCATCTGGCGCTGACGCTGCTGCCCTTCGGGCAATGCACGCTGGCGCGCATCGCCGGGCATCTGGGCGTAGACGAACGCACGGTGCGCCGCCATCTGCGGCACGAAGGCACGTCCTACAACGAACTGCTCAACCAGATCCGCCGCGAACTTGCGCCCCGCTACCTGGACAGCGCGCAGCGCAGGCACGCAGAGACTGCGCTGCTGCTGGGGTTCAACAGCGCAAGCGCGTTCTCCCGCTGGTTCCGGCAAGCGTTCGGATGCAGCCCCTCGTTTCGGCCCCCGGTCTCGCACTTCGTGCCACCCGCAAAACCCAAGGCGTGCGTGGTGATGACCTGGCTGGAGCCGCCGGGGTAG is part of the Xenopus tropicalis strain Nigerian unplaced genomic scaffold, UCB_Xtro_10.0 Sca88, whole genome shotgun sequence genome and harbors:
- the LOC108645524 gene encoding uncharacterized protein LOC108645524, which gives rise to MTPLVRSAALTNYASVARLAGLDPLRMLKAVGLDPACLEQPDWKISGPAVGRLLEDSARRSGWQDFGLRLAESRPFSVAGPLALVAREQATLRQAIEAYMRYMHLHNESLHMWLEENGRTAVIRTEYLGSLEQRQSMELTLAMIHRTIQQMLPEHWRARSVCFMHAAPADTRTARRIFGPRIEYAAPLNGIVCAASDLAAPLASYAHLERYAQQYVESMSTSAAPSVGEKVRHLALTLLPFGQCTLARIAGHLGVDERTVRRHLRHEGTSYNELLNQIRRELAPRYLDSAQRRHAETALLLGFNSASAFSRWFRQAFGCSPSFRPPVSHFVPPAKPKACVVMTWLEPPG